From the Ostrinia nubilalis chromosome 16, ilOstNubi1.1, whole genome shotgun sequence genome, one window contains:
- the LOC135079095 gene encoding uncharacterized protein LOC135079095 yields MQNYFSRLRKPLDDEEKLSLVKFNIRPSYSIPLVNVEIESWADLKRHCRQLEAAKQRAESFTEPPRSVQNAVAPDLAYKGKSARPKCEAVVKSPSMEKFCVRCRVKDHTLSDCKAPHIIICYRCGEKGVTAVNCPKCARQKDVKVSGVTKRVATDRRFDVTPVEEWRAWCDFVRVFSNNCKANVATVRPDDCQDARPYLNVKIGGVPCSGLLDSGAEVSIVGGSAVNCFSHLGELYKSDTDAVVAANGSTSSAIGYMFLPVVVNDVLKVIKFYVVPGVSSSLLFGINFWKAFQIAPDVLRLVNRRDSIVRHAEAVVPRKLTDEAGKASKHPNQTTPGLFGKPKVRRRPFQCVSVGFVGPLPRSRRKVFVDRQLRKSHLRDECSDRRPRDVVVKKDDVVWRSTHVRSVAPRFKNYVK; encoded by the coding sequence atgcaaaattatttttcgAGGTTGCGTAAACCTTTAGACGATGAAGAGAAGTTGAGCTTGGTCAAGTTCAACATTAGGCCATCTTACTCCATTCCTTTGGTCAATGTAGAAATAGAATCGTGGGCCGACTTGAAGAGGCATTGTAGGCAGTTAGAAGCGGCGAAACAGAGGGCAGAATCCTTCACCGAACCCCCGCGCAGTGTACAGAATGCTGTCGCCCCTGACCTGGCCTACAAAGGTAAGTCTGCTCGTCCAAAGTGTGAGGCTGTGGTTAAAAGTCCGAGCATGGAGAAGTTTTGCGTGCGTTGCCGTGTGAAGGACCACACGCTCAGCGATTGTAAGGCGcctcatattattatttgttatcgtTGTGGTGAAAAGGGCGTGACCGCTGTTAATTGTCCGAAGTGTGCACGCCAGAAGGACGTCAAAGTCTCTGGAGTCACAAAACGCGTGGCGACGGACCGTCGTTTTGATGTTACACCTGTTGAAGAGTGGCGTGCTTGGTGTGATTTTGTGCGTGTATTTTCTAATAATTGCAAAGCTAATGTTGCGACGGTCCGACCAGATGATTGTCAGGATGCGCGTCCTTATCTGAATGTTAAAATTGGTGGTGTTCCATGTTCTGGATTGCTGGATTCTGGAGCGGAAGTTTCTATTGTTGGTGGTTCTGCTGTGAATTGTTTTTCTCATCTGGGTGAGTTGTATAAATCGGATACGGATGCTGTGGTAGCGGCGAATGGTTCTACTTCGTCTGCTATTGGTTACATGTTTTTACCTGTCGTAGTGAATGATGTGTTGAAGGTTATAAAGTTTTATGTGGTTCCTGGAGTTTCGTCGTCCTTGTTGTTTGGCATCAACTTCTGGAAAGCTTTTCAGATAGCGCCTGATGTTTTGCGACTTGTGAATCGGAGGGATTCAATTGTTAGGCATGCTGAAGCAGTCGTGCCTCGAAAGTTGACTGATGAGGCTGGTAAAGCTTCTAAACACCCGAACCAAACCACTCCTGGTTTGTTTGGAAAACCGAAGGTTCGTCGTAGACCCTTCCAGTGTGTCAGCGTTGGTTTTGTTGGtccactgcccaggtctcgacggAAGGTGTTTGTGGATAGGCAATTGAGGAAATCTCACTTGCGAGATGAGTGTAGTGATAGGCGTCCGAGAGACGTAGTGGTTAAAAAGGATGATGTTGTTTGGCGGAGTACGCATGTTCGTAGCGTAGCTCCgagatttaaaaattatgtaaagtaG